The Pleuronectes platessa chromosome 10, fPlePla1.1, whole genome shotgun sequence genome contains a region encoding:
- the tbc1d31 gene encoding TBC1 domain family member 31 isoform X2, which produces MEVTDIGNKEEGNVWHRKPTAGKSVLVTVARTTQRGKTVRFLHVTFDPKGDSFLAGDHHGNIYVFDISRNRFRLVQKTGQACTALAFSLHRTTELLVALADYTIKCFDKDTKQLVSWMRGHEGAVSSISVHSSGRYAITTSSDTAQLWDLDTFQRKRKLNIRQSFCIQKVFFLPDSNTIVSCFSDDSIFAWESDTLLCKYQLPVPDCGPQISYKAFAVTRDGKRLVAGGRSNLLHLWCLDSKQLVRVIQMHTQVRTVRQLEFLPDSLDRGASQTIGVLSQDGVMRFINIHTCKLLFHIGSHDNAITIVAVSPNGRHVAAIMDNGSINIYNVQSLTQKLNKPPPSRVAVVSDGDAHQELSKVRSEVVQRPFMSSGRTQVKILRPPAVPTTDDKENELPAGLNKRRLVALLKAFGEYPAKYRMFVWRSLLCLPENHAAYSSLTDKGLHSAYLTLHDKYPIKSHKLQRGLQRVLSALGHWAAIFGEVEYLPLVAFPFVKLFQNNPMLCFEVVATVIVNWCQHWFEYLPNPPLNILNMAENVLAHHDKELLQHLVDCGITSQLYVWPLLETLFSEVLTREEWLRLFDNVFSNHPSFLIMACVAYITRCREPLLLCSQKQDFSYFFHHRNNLDVGAMIREAYRLLSSTPADIHPRTLLSDFAPLTKGQYPVFNHYPEFIVEYQSQEREKIRLQEMEYLCERQEVSALRTDFVRRQVEEEAYYTNQELLQKAEEQRRNNLAQEEEKLTQQKAKLAAMKRELKVKELQLLDTSRRRFLKHQQDLRASQIQRLDQEIRRKDSNTSVHVLPQMDLREQESAAAVKDLEIRQMELEAQRKRLEQHLLKKQGHMGREVENEVQIRMRKADREVESLAELLHCPETNMQILEECLTEARQLGLESDWQRDIVDRLQQVNAEKERKRERLAERQRQTLAEEERVADTMRDVAGRKWEEVTRARAQLQEQRKAWTSADADHQRHTRTRSPGFIRGLPLRTSNTAAVHVEINGAGQALKLNTTTTARQAGTDMVCLNSNSPSESTSTNFYLDRGRAQLDSSERELLKEIRDLRQKLVATVRDGSSAASQSVHTLSSVSQ; this is translated from the exons ATGGAGGTGACGGACATaggaaacaaagaagagggGAACGTGTGGCATCGGAAACCAACAGCAGGAAAGAG TGTTTTAGTGACAGTTGCTCGCACAACTCAGAGGGGCAAGACTGTGCGTTTCCtccatgtgacctttgaccccaaaGGAGATTCCTTTCTGGCTGGAGATCACCACGGAAACATCTATGTCTTTGACATCAGCAGAAACAG ATTTCGTCTGGTGCAGAAGACAGGACAGGCCTGCACTGCTCTGGCTTTCAGCCTCCACAGGACCACAGAGCTACTTGTGGCATTGGCTGACTACACTATCAAGTGCTTTGACAAGG ACACAAAGCAGCTGGTCAGTTGGATGCGAGGTCACGAGGGAGCAGTTTCATCCATCTCTGTCCACAGCTCAGGCCGATATGCCATCACCACGTCCTCAGACACGGCACAGCTCTGGGACCTGGACACCttccagaggaagaggaagctgaaCATCAGGCAGTCTTTTTGCATACAGAAG GTGTTTTTTCTGCCTGACAGTAACACCATAGTCAGCTGTTTCAGTGATGACTCCATCTTTGCTTGGGAGAGTGACACACTGTTGTGCAAATACCAGCTTCCTGTTCCTGACTGTGGCCCCCAAATCTCCTACAAGGCTTTTGCTGTCACTCG TGATGGAAAGAGACTTGTAGCAGGTGGGCGCTCCAACCTGCTGCACCTGTGGTGTCTGGACAGTAAACAGCTGGTCAGGGTAATTCAGATGCACACGCAGGTCCGAACAGTCAGACAGCTGGAATTTCTACCAGACAGCCTTGACAGAGGAGCCAGCCAG ACAATAGGTGTGTTGAGCCAGGATGGTGTAATGCGTTTCATCAACATTCACACCTGCAAGCTGCTTTTCCACATTGGTTCCCATGATAATGCCATTACCATAGTGGCAGTCAGCCCCAACGGAAGACATGTTGCAGCTATCATGGATAATGGCAGCATCAATATCTACAATGTCCAGAGTCTCACACAGAAATTAAACAAG CCTCCTCCCTCCAGGGTGGCAGTAGTTTCAGATGGTGATGCTCACCAGGAATTGTCAAAGGTCAGGTCAGAGGTTGTTCAAAGACCATTCATGAGCTCAGGTAGGACACAGGTGAAGATACTTAGACCTCCTGCTGTGCCTACAACTGATGATAAAGAG AATGAACTACCAGCTGGTCTGAATAAGAGGAGACTGGTGGCTTTGCTCAAGGCCTTTGGAGAATATCCTGCTAAATACAG GATGTTTGTTTGGCGgtctttgctgtgtctcccagaGAACCATGCAGCATACAGCAGTCTGACTGATAAAGGCCTGCATTCAGCCTACCTCACCCTGCACGATAAATACCCCATCAAAAGTCACAAGTTACAGAGAGGACTTCAGAg GGTTTTGTCCGCCTTAGGTCACTGGGCAGCCATCTTTGGAGAGGTGGAGTACCTTCCCCTGGTGGCATTCCCCTTTGTGAAGCTCTTCCAGAACAACCCAATGCTCTGCTTCGAGGTGGTGGCAACTGTCATCG TGAACTGGTGCCAGCACTGGTTCGAGTACTTGCCTAACCCTCCTCTGAACATCCTGAACATGGCGGAGAACGTACTGGCTCATCATGACAAGGAGCTGCTACAACACCTGGTGGACTGTGGCATTACTTCCCAG CTTTATGTGTGGCCCCTGCTGGAGACCCTGTTCTCAGAGGTTTTGACTCGAGAGGAGTGGCTCAGACTCTTTGACAACGTTTTCTCCAACCATCCGTCATTCCTGATCATGGCCTGTGTGGCCTACATCACCCGCTGCCGTGAGCCACTGCTTCTCTGCTCACAGAAACAGGATTTTTCG TATTTTTTTCACCATCGAAACAATCTTGATGTGGGAGCCATGATAAGGGAAGCCTACCGGCTGCTGAGTAGCACGCCTGCAGACATCCATCCCAGGACTCTGCTGTCTGATTTCGCACCACTGACCAAAGGCCAGTACCCCGTATTCAACCACTACCCAGAATTCATAGTGGAATATCAGAgccaggagagggagaagatacGATTGCAGGAGATGGAGTATCTCTGTGAAAG GCAGGAGGTATCAGCGCTTCGGACAGATTTCGTTCGTCGTCAAGTTGAAGAGGAGGCATATTACACGAATCAG GAGCTGCTACAAAAGGCGGAGGAACAGCGCAGAAACAACCTCGCACaagaagaggaaaaactaaCACAGCAGAAGGCAAA GTTGGCAGCCATGAAGAGAGAATTGAAGGTGAAGGAGTTACAGCTGCTGGACACATCTAGAAGACGCTTCCTCAAACACCAGCAGGACCTGAGAGCCTCACAGATACAAAGACTAGACCAGGAGATCAGAAgaaag GATTCAAACACTAGCGTCCATGTTCTGCCTCAGATGGATCTCCGCGAGCAAGAATCAGCTGCAGCAGTCAAGGATCTGGAAATAAGACAGATGGAGCTAGAGGCTCAGAGGAAAAGACTTGAACAG CACCTGCTGAAGAAGCAGGGGCACATGGGGCGGGAAGTGGAAAATGAGGTGCAGATAAGAATGAGGaaggcagacagagaggtggagagccTCGCAGAGCTGCTGCATTGCCCTGAGACAAACATGCAG ATCCTGGAGGAATGCCTTACGGAGGCTCGCCAGCTGGGCCTCGAGTCAGACTGGCAGAGAGATATAGTGGACCGGCTGCAGCAGGTGAACgctgagaaggagaggaagagggagaggctgGCAGAGCGTCAAAGGCAAACcctggcagaggaggagagagtggcTGACACCATGAGAGATGTGGCAGGAAGGAAG tgggaggaagtgacgAGAGCAAGAGCCCAGTTACAGGAGCAGCGAAAGGCGTGGACTTCAGCAGACGCAG ATCACCAGAGACATACGAGGACGAGGTCACCAGGTTTTATCAGAGGACTTCCACTTAGAACCAGCAACACCGCTGCTGTTCATGTTGAAATCAACGGAGCTGGTCAGGCCCTCAAACTCAACACCACCACTACTGCAAGACAGGCAGGAACTGACATGGTGTGTCTGAACAGCAACTCACCTTCAGAGAGCACTTCTACCAACT TCTACTTGGACAGAGGCCGGGCCCAATTGGACAGCAGTGAGAGAGAACTGCTAAAGGAAATCAGAGACCTGAGACAGAAGCTAGTGGCCACAGTCAGAGATGGCAGCTCTGCCGCTTCACAGTCTGtccacacactgtcctctgtctcccAGTGA
- the tbc1d31 gene encoding TBC1 domain family member 31 isoform X1, which produces MEVTDIGNKEEGNVWHRKPTAGKSVLVTVARTTQRGKTVRFLHVTFDPKGDSFLAGDHHGNIYVFDISRNRFRLVQKTGQACTALAFSLHRTTELLVALADYTIKCFDKDTKQLVSWMRGHEGAVSSISVHSSGRYAITTSSDTAQLWDLDTFQRKRKLNIRQSFCIQKVFFLPDSNTIVSCFSDDSIFAWESDTLLCKYQLPVPDCGPQISYKAFAVTRDGKRLVAGGRSNLLHLWCLDSKQLVRVIQMHTQVRTVRQLEFLPDSLDRGASQTIGVLSQDGVMRFINIHTCKLLFHIGSHDNAITIVAVSPNGRHVAAIMDNGSINIYNVQSLTQKLNKPPPSRVAVVSDGDAHQELSKVRSEVVQRPFMSSGRTQVKILRPPAVPTTDDKENELPAGLNKRRLVALLKAFGEYPAKYRMFVWRSLLCLPENHAAYSSLTDKGLHSAYLTLHDKYPIKSHKLQRGLQRVLSALGHWAAIFGEVEYLPLVAFPFVKLFQNNPMLCFEVVATVIVNWCQHWFEYLPNPPLNILNMAENVLAHHDKELLQHLVDCGITSQLYVWPLLETLFSEVLTREEWLRLFDNVFSNHPSFLIMACVAYITRCREPLLLCSQKQDFSYFFHHRNNLDVGAMIREAYRLLSSTPADIHPRTLLSDFAPLTKGQYPVFNHYPEFIVEYQSQEREKIRLQEMEYLCERQEVSALRTDFVRRQVEEEAYYTNQELLQKAEEQRRNNLAQEEEKLTQQKAKLAAMKRELKVKELQLLDTSRRRFLKHQQDLRASQIQRLDQEIRRKDSNTSVHVLPQMDLREQESAAAVKDLEIRQMELEAQRKRLEQHLLKKQGHMGREVENEVQIRMRKADREVESLAELLHCPETNMQILEECLTEARQLGLESDWQRDIVDRLQQVNAEKERKRERLAERQRQTLAEEERVADTMRDVAGRKTEFVHLQWEEVTRARAQLQEQRKAWTSADADHQRHTRTRSPGFIRGLPLRTSNTAAVHVEINGAGQALKLNTTTTARQAGTDMVCLNSNSPSESTSTNFYLDRGRAQLDSSERELLKEIRDLRQKLVATVRDGSSAASQSVHTLSSVSQ; this is translated from the exons ATGGAGGTGACGGACATaggaaacaaagaagagggGAACGTGTGGCATCGGAAACCAACAGCAGGAAAGAG TGTTTTAGTGACAGTTGCTCGCACAACTCAGAGGGGCAAGACTGTGCGTTTCCtccatgtgacctttgaccccaaaGGAGATTCCTTTCTGGCTGGAGATCACCACGGAAACATCTATGTCTTTGACATCAGCAGAAACAG ATTTCGTCTGGTGCAGAAGACAGGACAGGCCTGCACTGCTCTGGCTTTCAGCCTCCACAGGACCACAGAGCTACTTGTGGCATTGGCTGACTACACTATCAAGTGCTTTGACAAGG ACACAAAGCAGCTGGTCAGTTGGATGCGAGGTCACGAGGGAGCAGTTTCATCCATCTCTGTCCACAGCTCAGGCCGATATGCCATCACCACGTCCTCAGACACGGCACAGCTCTGGGACCTGGACACCttccagaggaagaggaagctgaaCATCAGGCAGTCTTTTTGCATACAGAAG GTGTTTTTTCTGCCTGACAGTAACACCATAGTCAGCTGTTTCAGTGATGACTCCATCTTTGCTTGGGAGAGTGACACACTGTTGTGCAAATACCAGCTTCCTGTTCCTGACTGTGGCCCCCAAATCTCCTACAAGGCTTTTGCTGTCACTCG TGATGGAAAGAGACTTGTAGCAGGTGGGCGCTCCAACCTGCTGCACCTGTGGTGTCTGGACAGTAAACAGCTGGTCAGGGTAATTCAGATGCACACGCAGGTCCGAACAGTCAGACAGCTGGAATTTCTACCAGACAGCCTTGACAGAGGAGCCAGCCAG ACAATAGGTGTGTTGAGCCAGGATGGTGTAATGCGTTTCATCAACATTCACACCTGCAAGCTGCTTTTCCACATTGGTTCCCATGATAATGCCATTACCATAGTGGCAGTCAGCCCCAACGGAAGACATGTTGCAGCTATCATGGATAATGGCAGCATCAATATCTACAATGTCCAGAGTCTCACACAGAAATTAAACAAG CCTCCTCCCTCCAGGGTGGCAGTAGTTTCAGATGGTGATGCTCACCAGGAATTGTCAAAGGTCAGGTCAGAGGTTGTTCAAAGACCATTCATGAGCTCAGGTAGGACACAGGTGAAGATACTTAGACCTCCTGCTGTGCCTACAACTGATGATAAAGAG AATGAACTACCAGCTGGTCTGAATAAGAGGAGACTGGTGGCTTTGCTCAAGGCCTTTGGAGAATATCCTGCTAAATACAG GATGTTTGTTTGGCGgtctttgctgtgtctcccagaGAACCATGCAGCATACAGCAGTCTGACTGATAAAGGCCTGCATTCAGCCTACCTCACCCTGCACGATAAATACCCCATCAAAAGTCACAAGTTACAGAGAGGACTTCAGAg GGTTTTGTCCGCCTTAGGTCACTGGGCAGCCATCTTTGGAGAGGTGGAGTACCTTCCCCTGGTGGCATTCCCCTTTGTGAAGCTCTTCCAGAACAACCCAATGCTCTGCTTCGAGGTGGTGGCAACTGTCATCG TGAACTGGTGCCAGCACTGGTTCGAGTACTTGCCTAACCCTCCTCTGAACATCCTGAACATGGCGGAGAACGTACTGGCTCATCATGACAAGGAGCTGCTACAACACCTGGTGGACTGTGGCATTACTTCCCAG CTTTATGTGTGGCCCCTGCTGGAGACCCTGTTCTCAGAGGTTTTGACTCGAGAGGAGTGGCTCAGACTCTTTGACAACGTTTTCTCCAACCATCCGTCATTCCTGATCATGGCCTGTGTGGCCTACATCACCCGCTGCCGTGAGCCACTGCTTCTCTGCTCACAGAAACAGGATTTTTCG TATTTTTTTCACCATCGAAACAATCTTGATGTGGGAGCCATGATAAGGGAAGCCTACCGGCTGCTGAGTAGCACGCCTGCAGACATCCATCCCAGGACTCTGCTGTCTGATTTCGCACCACTGACCAAAGGCCAGTACCCCGTATTCAACCACTACCCAGAATTCATAGTGGAATATCAGAgccaggagagggagaagatacGATTGCAGGAGATGGAGTATCTCTGTGAAAG GCAGGAGGTATCAGCGCTTCGGACAGATTTCGTTCGTCGTCAAGTTGAAGAGGAGGCATATTACACGAATCAG GAGCTGCTACAAAAGGCGGAGGAACAGCGCAGAAACAACCTCGCACaagaagaggaaaaactaaCACAGCAGAAGGCAAA GTTGGCAGCCATGAAGAGAGAATTGAAGGTGAAGGAGTTACAGCTGCTGGACACATCTAGAAGACGCTTCCTCAAACACCAGCAGGACCTGAGAGCCTCACAGATACAAAGACTAGACCAGGAGATCAGAAgaaag GATTCAAACACTAGCGTCCATGTTCTGCCTCAGATGGATCTCCGCGAGCAAGAATCAGCTGCAGCAGTCAAGGATCTGGAAATAAGACAGATGGAGCTAGAGGCTCAGAGGAAAAGACTTGAACAG CACCTGCTGAAGAAGCAGGGGCACATGGGGCGGGAAGTGGAAAATGAGGTGCAGATAAGAATGAGGaaggcagacagagaggtggagagccTCGCAGAGCTGCTGCATTGCCCTGAGACAAACATGCAG ATCCTGGAGGAATGCCTTACGGAGGCTCGCCAGCTGGGCCTCGAGTCAGACTGGCAGAGAGATATAGTGGACCGGCTGCAGCAGGTGAACgctgagaaggagaggaagagggagaggctgGCAGAGCGTCAAAGGCAAACcctggcagaggaggagagagtggcTGACACCATGAGAGATGTGGCAGGAAGGAAG ACAGAATTCGTTCATttgcagtgggaggaagtgacgAGAGCAAGAGCCCAGTTACAGGAGCAGCGAAAGGCGTGGACTTCAGCAGACGCAG ATCACCAGAGACATACGAGGACGAGGTCACCAGGTTTTATCAGAGGACTTCCACTTAGAACCAGCAACACCGCTGCTGTTCATGTTGAAATCAACGGAGCTGGTCAGGCCCTCAAACTCAACACCACCACTACTGCAAGACAGGCAGGAACTGACATGGTGTGTCTGAACAGCAACTCACCTTCAGAGAGCACTTCTACCAACT TCTACTTGGACAGAGGCCGGGCCCAATTGGACAGCAGTGAGAGAGAACTGCTAAAGGAAATCAGAGACCTGAGACAGAAGCTAGTGGCCACAGTCAGAGATGGCAGCTCTGCCGCTTCACAGTCTGtccacacactgtcctctgtctcccAGTGA
- the tbc1d31 gene encoding TBC1 domain family member 31 isoform X6, producing MEVTDIGNKEEGNVWHRKPTAGKSVLVTVARTTQRGKTVRFLHVTFDPKGDSFLAGDHHGNIYVFDISRNRFRLVQKTGQACTALAFSLHRTTELLVALADYTIKCFDKDTKQLVSWMRGHEGAVSSISVHSSGRYAITTSSDTAQLWDLDTFQRKRKLNIRQSFCIQKVFFLPDSNTIVSCFSDDSIFAWESDTLLCKYQLPVPDCGPQISYKAFAVTRDGKRLVAGGRSNLLHLWCLDSKQLVRVIQMHTQVRTVRQLEFLPDSLDRGASQTIGVLSQDGVMRFINIHTCKLLFHIGSHDNAITIVAVSPNGRHVAAIMDNGSINIYNVQSLTQKLNKPPPSRVAVVSDGDAHQELSKVRSEVVQRPFMSSGRTQVKILRPPAVPTTDDKENELPAGLNKRRLVALLKAFGEYPAKYRMFVWRSLLCLPENHAAYSSLTDKGLHSAYLTLHDKYPIKSHKLQRGLQRVLSALGHWAAIFGEVEYLPLVAFPFVKLFQNNPMLCFEVVATVIVNWCQHWFEYLPNPPLNILNMAENVLAHHDKELLQHLVDCGITSQLYVWPLLETLFSEVLTREEWLRLFDNVFSNHPSFLIMACVAYITRCREPLLLCSQKQDFSYFFHHRNNLDVGAMIREAYRLLSSTPADIHPRTLLSDFAPLTKGQYPVFNHYPEFIVEYQSQEREKIRLQEMEYLCERQEVSALRTDFVRRQVEEEAYYTNQELLQKAEEQRRNNLAQEEEKLTQQKAKLAAMKRELKVKELQLLDTSRRRFLKHQQDLRASQIQRLDQEIRRKMDLREQESAAAVKDLEIRQMELEAQRKRLEQILEECLTEARQLGLESDWQRDIVDRLQQVNAEKERKRERLAERQRQTLAEEERVADTMRDVAGRKTEFVHLQWEEVTRARAQLQEQRKAWTSADADHQRHTRTRSPGFIRGLPLRTSNTAAVHVEINGAGQALKLNTTTTARQAGTDMVCLNSNSPSESTSTNFYLDRGRAQLDSSERELLKEIRDLRQKLVATVRDGSSAASQSVHTLSSVSQ from the exons ATGGAGGTGACGGACATaggaaacaaagaagagggGAACGTGTGGCATCGGAAACCAACAGCAGGAAAGAG TGTTTTAGTGACAGTTGCTCGCACAACTCAGAGGGGCAAGACTGTGCGTTTCCtccatgtgacctttgaccccaaaGGAGATTCCTTTCTGGCTGGAGATCACCACGGAAACATCTATGTCTTTGACATCAGCAGAAACAG ATTTCGTCTGGTGCAGAAGACAGGACAGGCCTGCACTGCTCTGGCTTTCAGCCTCCACAGGACCACAGAGCTACTTGTGGCATTGGCTGACTACACTATCAAGTGCTTTGACAAGG ACACAAAGCAGCTGGTCAGTTGGATGCGAGGTCACGAGGGAGCAGTTTCATCCATCTCTGTCCACAGCTCAGGCCGATATGCCATCACCACGTCCTCAGACACGGCACAGCTCTGGGACCTGGACACCttccagaggaagaggaagctgaaCATCAGGCAGTCTTTTTGCATACAGAAG GTGTTTTTTCTGCCTGACAGTAACACCATAGTCAGCTGTTTCAGTGATGACTCCATCTTTGCTTGGGAGAGTGACACACTGTTGTGCAAATACCAGCTTCCTGTTCCTGACTGTGGCCCCCAAATCTCCTACAAGGCTTTTGCTGTCACTCG TGATGGAAAGAGACTTGTAGCAGGTGGGCGCTCCAACCTGCTGCACCTGTGGTGTCTGGACAGTAAACAGCTGGTCAGGGTAATTCAGATGCACACGCAGGTCCGAACAGTCAGACAGCTGGAATTTCTACCAGACAGCCTTGACAGAGGAGCCAGCCAG ACAATAGGTGTGTTGAGCCAGGATGGTGTAATGCGTTTCATCAACATTCACACCTGCAAGCTGCTTTTCCACATTGGTTCCCATGATAATGCCATTACCATAGTGGCAGTCAGCCCCAACGGAAGACATGTTGCAGCTATCATGGATAATGGCAGCATCAATATCTACAATGTCCAGAGTCTCACACAGAAATTAAACAAG CCTCCTCCCTCCAGGGTGGCAGTAGTTTCAGATGGTGATGCTCACCAGGAATTGTCAAAGGTCAGGTCAGAGGTTGTTCAAAGACCATTCATGAGCTCAGGTAGGACACAGGTGAAGATACTTAGACCTCCTGCTGTGCCTACAACTGATGATAAAGAG AATGAACTACCAGCTGGTCTGAATAAGAGGAGACTGGTGGCTTTGCTCAAGGCCTTTGGAGAATATCCTGCTAAATACAG GATGTTTGTTTGGCGgtctttgctgtgtctcccagaGAACCATGCAGCATACAGCAGTCTGACTGATAAAGGCCTGCATTCAGCCTACCTCACCCTGCACGATAAATACCCCATCAAAAGTCACAAGTTACAGAGAGGACTTCAGAg GGTTTTGTCCGCCTTAGGTCACTGGGCAGCCATCTTTGGAGAGGTGGAGTACCTTCCCCTGGTGGCATTCCCCTTTGTGAAGCTCTTCCAGAACAACCCAATGCTCTGCTTCGAGGTGGTGGCAACTGTCATCG TGAACTGGTGCCAGCACTGGTTCGAGTACTTGCCTAACCCTCCTCTGAACATCCTGAACATGGCGGAGAACGTACTGGCTCATCATGACAAGGAGCTGCTACAACACCTGGTGGACTGTGGCATTACTTCCCAG CTTTATGTGTGGCCCCTGCTGGAGACCCTGTTCTCAGAGGTTTTGACTCGAGAGGAGTGGCTCAGACTCTTTGACAACGTTTTCTCCAACCATCCGTCATTCCTGATCATGGCCTGTGTGGCCTACATCACCCGCTGCCGTGAGCCACTGCTTCTCTGCTCACAGAAACAGGATTTTTCG TATTTTTTTCACCATCGAAACAATCTTGATGTGGGAGCCATGATAAGGGAAGCCTACCGGCTGCTGAGTAGCACGCCTGCAGACATCCATCCCAGGACTCTGCTGTCTGATTTCGCACCACTGACCAAAGGCCAGTACCCCGTATTCAACCACTACCCAGAATTCATAGTGGAATATCAGAgccaggagagggagaagatacGATTGCAGGAGATGGAGTATCTCTGTGAAAG GCAGGAGGTATCAGCGCTTCGGACAGATTTCGTTCGTCGTCAAGTTGAAGAGGAGGCATATTACACGAATCAG GAGCTGCTACAAAAGGCGGAGGAACAGCGCAGAAACAACCTCGCACaagaagaggaaaaactaaCACAGCAGAAGGCAAA GTTGGCAGCCATGAAGAGAGAATTGAAGGTGAAGGAGTTACAGCTGCTGGACACATCTAGAAGACGCTTCCTCAAACACCAGCAGGACCTGAGAGCCTCACAGATACAAAGACTAGACCAGGAGATCAGAAgaaag ATGGATCTCCGCGAGCAAGAATCAGCTGCAGCAGTCAAGGATCTGGAAATAAGACAGATGGAGCTAGAGGCTCAGAGGAAAAGACTTGAACAG ATCCTGGAGGAATGCCTTACGGAGGCTCGCCAGCTGGGCCTCGAGTCAGACTGGCAGAGAGATATAGTGGACCGGCTGCAGCAGGTGAACgctgagaaggagaggaagagggagaggctgGCAGAGCGTCAAAGGCAAACcctggcagaggaggagagagtggcTGACACCATGAGAGATGTGGCAGGAAGGAAG ACAGAATTCGTTCATttgcagtgggaggaagtgacgAGAGCAAGAGCCCAGTTACAGGAGCAGCGAAAGGCGTGGACTTCAGCAGACGCAG ATCACCAGAGACATACGAGGACGAGGTCACCAGGTTTTATCAGAGGACTTCCACTTAGAACCAGCAACACCGCTGCTGTTCATGTTGAAATCAACGGAGCTGGTCAGGCCCTCAAACTCAACACCACCACTACTGCAAGACAGGCAGGAACTGACATGGTGTGTCTGAACAGCAACTCACCTTCAGAGAGCACTTCTACCAACT TCTACTTGGACAGAGGCCGGGCCCAATTGGACAGCAGTGAGAGAGAACTGCTAAAGGAAATCAGAGACCTGAGACAGAAGCTAGTGGCCACAGTCAGAGATGGCAGCTCTGCCGCTTCACAGTCTGtccacacactgtcctctgtctcccAGTGA